Part of the Triticum urartu cultivar G1812 chromosome 2, Tu2.1, whole genome shotgun sequence genome, TATGATCATTAACAACAGTGGCCATCAATTGACATGAACAGGCAGTACTCCAGCAAACTGTTGCATAATTTTagaaattcagaaactttaaaaATTCAGCACACACTTGCATAATTCAGAAACTTTTTGACGCAGTACTTTTAGAAATTCAGAAACATGGAGCAAGCAAGAAGCAAAATTTGATAAACTTATGTTTACCTTTCTATTTCAGAGCGGTTTAGACATGGTATTGGCTGATGATAAATTCGCTACAATTGTTGCAGTAAGATTCACCCTGTGTCGCAGTGGCTTATAATTGATGAAGCTGATCGCAAACTTGTGCCAAATTTTGAGGAGGACATGAAACAAATATTTAAGTGCCTCCCTCGGGTATGTCATCATCTGGCAATTTCATTTCACATACAAAGTGCAGCCTTTAACTTTCTGCTGAGTTTACTGTATTTTGTTCTAGAATTGTTATGCAGAATAGGCACTTTTCTCTTTATTgtcacccagactcaaagggtTAGTGGATCTGTTATTCACTCGATGATTGCTCAATTGTCTCTGCTCCAAATCTGCAGGCTCTCTGCTCGAAATGTCTGCTGAGCATCTTCTTCATTGAGCCAAAATCAATTGCTTGGTGCAGTTTCAGATTGTTCTTACTATCCAATACTAATTTATAAATGGCTACAATCTCAAGAAGGTACACATTTCACTGCTACCAATTTCTGCAGGCCCGTTTTCCTGTGTGAAGTACAATTATTTCTTTTCATGATGTACCTCTCATCTTAAGGTGCAGTGTTAATTAGTTTTTGCCCCCTCCACCTTTTTTCGGGTTTGGGACCAGCATTGGCAGTTTTAGGCCCACCTACCCCTATTAGTAGTGAACCATTTTAAGCACATTTGATTAGATGTAGTTTTAATATTTCGTGGATAATAATTAATATATAAATATCAAAACAGGTTTGATTGCGTTGTACATATGTAATATAACAATGTGAATATTAGCTACTGGTTTGCATTTCATAATAAGCTTTAAGAATGATggaattggagagaaataaacaCAGATGAGATTCTGCATGTTGATGCCCGCCATCTCGTATTGTTAGTATACTTTCCCTTTGTCGTGCTTACTAGACACATAATAAAAAATATTCATTAATGATTTGGTGGTTCAGATCATTATACAGTGTACTACAATGCTTTGGTAGTTACGATGAATATATTTATATTGATTATGGTGGCCTCAGATTGAATACAGAGCTATGTTGCCGAGGATTAGAATGCATTATTTCCATAGAAGCAAGATTATTTAATCCTATTCTAAAATATTTTTTAATGCTTATATTTGGATGGGCACGATGTGGTGCAGGTTCCGCCGATTCTAGAAGCACACGGCTGAATGGAATCCAACGGAACCAATGCTACATCAGGGTGCACTGTTCAAGCATTTTGATTGGCCCGGGAGAAATAAGGACACTGCATCAGACAACCTTTTGCTTACTAACCTCTTAAATATTTGAAGTGTAAGTTTCTAACCGTAAAAATGATCTCATAACCTTGCCTGTGACATTGCACCTATGGTATGAGGAGTACGACAAATTTTACAAATAGAACATATATAATTTGTGGTAGCAGAATTACATTTAGTACTGAATATTTGATGCATAGTCCTTATTCCGTATGGAGCGAAGTCTATAACCTTTATATCCAAAGCAGTTTCACTTTGATACTAGGCAATGGGTATGCAAAGCTTTGCCACTTTCTGAAGTGCGTTGAAACAGGAGTTCCAGTTCTTGATTTTTCAAGAAACTGAAGAGGAGCGTTTGAGGAAAGAGGAGAAGCGGGAGGCACGGGAAGCAAAGAATTGGAGAAGGGagagggaaaaggagaagtttctCAAGAAGAGTACTAGAAACGCCTTACCAGTAGGCTTTCGTTGCAATGTTTTCATGGATTATTGGATGAGTCTTCCTCTTGATTGTTTTTTCAGGTAAATTCATGATCACGTTGAAAATATGTGATGCATAAATGGAGTTTTGTGTGCAACCTGATTTATTGTGCCTTTTTTAGATTTTTGTTTGGAATTAATATTCAGTACAACCAGTGCCAAAGTATAttgatcaacagatcaacttctAAATCATTCATCATTTTTTAATGCTTTGTATGACAGGTTCAGTAACATGATGACATCCGATTAATATCTTGCTGTTCAGGAGGTTTTGACTATATGAAAAATATTGTTTTCTTGCCAGTGAAGATTAGCATGTTTGTACGGCTACCCTAGAGTAAATTGCCGTATTCAGATCAATTGTTGGATTATGTCATGAACTGCTAAAAGATAGTGATGATCCCTTGAGTCTATTATAAGTACCATTTTAGTTTGATGTCCATTTTATTGATTTGTTTATGATGATAATTGAGAAATAAAGAAGCATTGTGGCATATCAAATATTATCATACATGGAAAATATCCTTTGGAACATGGTGGTAATTACATCTGGTtatgtattttattttattttaaattCAGAAAAAGTTAAAACGTTCCAAAACTTTTTCCCAACAAACTTGATTTGTCATTTCTGTCGTACAAAACTATTCTGTGACAAAATTTTGACAAATATTCTCTGACAATAGCATGAACAGGATGGTGTATATAGCGACAATTTTTTTTACGTCCACAACAACATGAAAGTCATTTCTTGGGAAAAGAATTTATGTTGGTGCAACGTGAAAAACATTATTATTGGAGATATATCATGTATGAATGAAAAACTATGTAAATATCAACCCGTATTTTGATAATTATTTGATGACAAGTgagacgtgcgttgcacgtgcaagCTTACTAGTTCCTGTAAAAATAGATTAAGAGGTTAATTAATTAGTCATCCCTTTGAATAGTAATGCTCACCTTTTGTGATATTTGGATTGGATGGTGAACTTCAGAAACTCACCTCATCTCCCCTTCTTCCTAACGTATACCCCCTTCGCTAGTCTCGTGAAGACAGATCTCTGAAGAATCAACATAGTGCCTGTAGAAAGAAAATAGTTATGTACCAGTAGGAAGCAACCCTATGCATGTCCTCACTCGTTAATAATCTCAGGCCATGATTGCATCAGCATCCAATTGTTTTCAGTCTGCTACATGGATCAATTAGTTTGGAATAATGACCAAAATATCAAACTACTGGATGAGATTGTTTTCAGTCTGCAAGACAGATCATTTTTCTTGAAATAATCACAAAGCTATCAAACTACTAGATGGAATGAACTATAGGGGGTGCTATTCGAATGAAACTATCGGCTTGCAGAAGTACAACTTTCAGCAATGGTAATAAATAGAATGACCTAGACGCATGCCAAGCAATGTGAAAATGAATGTTCTTTGCGTAAACATTTCTTCAGCTTTAGCTAGTAACAAATATGTAATTCGCCATATGATATCAATACAGTGGAACATATAAGTACGTTCTTTTCCAAAACATAGCACAAGGAACCAAACCATCCAATTGGTCGGTTCGCATAAAATCAATCCACATACTTGTCATGTAGCAGACATTTTTACCTTTGATAAACTAAGTAATTAACATTCGCAGCTATTGTTATATTTTCTTGTTAGGAAAAGCAATCAAGATTCCCAAAGGCGTTAAGTTGTCACATAGTTGTATGTCTGTGTGTCTTGTCCAGAAGGTTtaagcaactgccaaatgtggcCTTTAAGCAAGTTGAGATTACTTTTTGCGGAGAATAAATATGATCCCAAAAGAATAATTCCCTATGGCGGCTTGGAAAATAAATGCGCTGCCGAGTAATTAACTTCATAATTATGCACACAAGCCAACCATAATCAAGCACACAAGTCATCTGCATCTTCCCCTAAAAAAATTCATCTACATTAGTACCGTTACACTAACATGTCGCAACAACACGTTATTTCAGCATTATTCCCTTGGAATATGTACAGTGTAGTGATGAATGTGTGGAACAAAAAAGAGAGGTGGCATTATGTTTGGTACCTTGAAGAAGGCCTTGTTCTTGAGCTGGTTGTCCAGTGCTCATGAACTGAAAGAAACAAGAAGACCAGGATGAATAAACAACCAACGACACACAACTTGCTGATATTATAGGCCCTGCCGATTGATGCGCAGACAAGCAAAACGTCAATCAGACCTCATCGAACTGTACTTGGACGCTGATGGCATGATCGGGGCTAAGGACCATCTTGTCCAGCGTCTCCATGACGGCCCTGCCGATGGCGGACTGCCAGTACAACTCAAACGCCCCTGCCATCCCTACTCTGAACCCTCTCCCTGCTAATCAACATTATCAGAATTCAGAACAACACCAACATTTTCAATTCCAGTCAGACGGACACACCGTCACGCTGGAATCCAAAAAAATCAAGCAGATAATATGCAATGATTTCTCTGTTCTTAATACACTTGTTGCCATGCTTGTGTTGTACAGTCTGTACAACATCTGAAAGTGTTGTATTTTAGCTTTGCATGGTGAACAATGTATGCACGGGGAGTCGGGGATCCTAAAAATTCAATCTAATGACATGGTATAACCATCCAAGTACGCACCCATGCATCATCATGAAGTAGTGGAATAAGACACCTGAGAGTTGAAGGGATCAGACTTGCATTGTTGAATTAGCACCACAACCAAGCCAGGTCGTAGGTGTGGGTCACGGTGGTGAAGGTGGACTGAATCCGCCTGGATACAGATTTACCGTGCATTGCTGGACCATATATTTGTGATCCTTCAACTGTAGTTACACGTGTGTTCAGTAGAGGTAGCATCGCAGTGCTGTATAATCGAAATCAGACCATCTTGGCGATGTACCGTGGAAGGGCACCTTACAAAGTTGTACGTGCTTTCACCATGAACTTGTAGGAGCACCCCATGTTGTTGAGCGTTGTTGAGCGGCCCGCCGGCGTGGTCCTTGCAGAGATCCTTGACGAAGACCTGCCATGCCCAAATCGAAACCATCATCAGCGCAGGCGCAGCCACTTGGATTGACACAGATTAGGGGAGATTCCAACAATTTGTTTATCTATTAACGGACAGAGGGAGGTGGTTCTATTTTTCTTCCAACAATTGGTTGCTGTGAATTGTTGTAAGAGGTGGATCaaggcttttgacacccaaccatttggtcaactaaagaaaaatataaaacagccataacttttgcatacgacatcgaaagaaaagttttatatatcaCAAAAAACTAGAGAAAAATTGGGACTCGATTTCACCCGGGTTTACCCGGTGAAGTTTTCTCAGATTCTCAAAATTCTAAAAGTAAAAAAAAGTTATTTCAAATCAAAAATAATAATTTTAAAAATTAATTTtatttaaaaataaataaatgatgTAATATTTGGATTCCTCACATTTTTCTGATAATAATGGATATATTATTTGTTGAATTTCGATTTACAGATTTAAAGGTATTAATTATGTCATATTAAATGAATAAATggcaaaaaaagaataaaataATATTATTACTTACTTTATTTTCATTGAAATTCAATATTATTAGTAATTATTTTGTTTATTTTAATAATATTATCACTGATTCAAATGATATAGCAGTCCGTTCCACAACCAACAACTTAATTTTCATTTCGCGCGCTGTAGCTTGACTGAGTTGAGGAGGCCGTTTGAAGCTGACGGAGCAGTACTTTATCTTCTTCTACAAAGTAGCACTAGCGATAAAACGGAGGCATGCAAGCAGAGTTTTTACTCGATCGGCCTAacatagtaataagtgatgcatgAAGCAATACGTTGGCAGCTTCGCACCCAACCAGGATACGAATAAATCAATTTACTCTAGCATTGGATAGAAGCCGTCGTCAAGCGTAGGGCAGCATGCATGCGTGCAAAAACGTACGTACAGAAAAATAATTACATATGTAGCATTTTTTTCTATATATGATAATGAAAATAGAACGTAGATTTGACCGAGAACATTTGGCGGCTGATTCAGTCAAGGGACACTTTGTAAAAATGGAAACACTTCCAGCGGCCGGTCACACGATATAACGCAAGCGCGAAACTGGTGGGAACTCGGATCGGTGGAGAATCAGATTGCGCGGCGGCAGCGGAGAGCCGATGGCGTGCAGAGCGCGGCGGCAGGGCGGGCGGTACGACGTGGCGGCGCGAGGACGCCACCACGTTGTCGGTTGGCAGTTATCGCCGACGGTGGCGGAAGCGCCCGGTGTTAGCGAGGCAGGGGGCGCCACCGAAGCCGTGGGCTGGAGGCGAGGGGGCTGTGAAAGATGCACGGAGGCGTAGCGCTGGGAGTGGGGGGCGAAAGGGCACATGGCCCTTTGCCGGAGGGGTCGCGTACGTGCTCACAATAGCAACATTAACACGCCCCTTGTAAAAAAGAAAAACTAATCGAGGAACATGTATGGAATAGTGTTTGATAACCATAGAACATACTCCATCTGTTTTAAAATAGACGACTCAACTTTGTATTAAGTTTAGTATAAAATTaatacaaagttgagtcatctattttaaaacggagggagtataaactTAATACAAAGTTGAGTCgtctattttgaaacggagggagtatttaatTTGAGGGCTCTGGTACATAAATTAAATTATAAGCTATATATAGTATAAATGGGTACACTGCACGCACGGACGGCCTTATTTTCACGACGTCGTCTTATTCATCTTATGTAACAAACTTTATTCTCCACACTCATTGTATGTACGCGTATTATGCTGGTGGTGGTATCGTCCGCTACTAGCTACGATGATACCTTCTTCCTCATGGACAGAAGGTAacctggtagctgttgttgttGCCGTTACAGGCGTGGTTCTTGGTGTCATCGGTCGGGAAGAGGTAGGCGTCGGGGCACTTGTCGGCCTGGCACACCAGGTTGGGCCCGTTGCTGCAGGAGAATGACAACGGCACGTTGAAGCCGTCGATGACAGAGATGTCGTAAAAGTCCTGGCCGTTGCCGATGGTGAACTCGGCCAGGGTCAGCGGCGGCTGCCCGGACAGCGTGCACGACAGCGCACCGCCGCAGTCGGCAGTCTGGCAGCTCCCGGAGTTGCCGTTGAAGTTGCAGCCCGTGCGGCCCCACACCCTGCCGGAGGGCGTGTTCGCGGGGACGTCGAGGGTCCACGTCTCGCCGGTGTTGAGCTGCCGACCGCCGCCGATCGGGGTGGCCGCCGGCCACACCGTGTAGGGGCAGTTGTTCTTGATGTTGAACGTCGCCGCGTTCGTGCTGGCAGCGAACACGGCAAGGAAGAGGACCATGGAGGCGGCTGCTGCCAGGTGGGACGAAGCCATTTCAAGTTGCTTTGCTTCTGTGTCGTCTACACGTGGTTTGGTAGTAGTGCGGGATGATTGATGTGCTAGGGACGAAGGGGCATGGGTATTTATAGATGGCCGGGACTCCGGGATGGAAGGACAGCTGGGATAAAGTCAAGGATGGTGTCCTTGAGTCAATTCGTGTGACTTGGAAATTTCCACGCATTCATCATCAAAACAACAGGGAGACTCGACTCTGTCCATGAGCCACTTCGCAATCGCATAGATTTATCTTTCACACAGATCAGGATCGAAAACACGTACGTACGTGTAGTTCCATGCACCACATATCAAGTTGTTGGAACTTGCAAGAACTATGCTAAAAAAAAAAGAACTTGCAAGAACAACTCTTCCTTCTTCTTCATAATAATACttcctccttttcggtttataaggcttaattcaaaaatctcatcaactaaggtagatgatgagtggtgcaATATTTTTGATAATTTACAAAAGGACCCAATTAATGCTCGTGTTTTCCTCACaaaattatgtttacgaatgcattGATTGCAATccatgcatgcataaagtgcatgcattagtcagttttctcttaatacttgcatgcaatgatttaatgcaccttgaagtctgaacatgtgatggggaacaaccaaattaaGCCTcgtaaaatggaaaaactaaaattttgagataagccctataaaccggaaagaaGGGAATAACAATGAAGTTACGTCCGCAGCACAACAGGACACCAGCACTAGTAGTTAGGCCCGGCAGCCCCACACGATTTTCCAGAGTTTTTGGTTTCCTACATATCGTCCAGATGAATCTTTTTTTCCACAGATTTTTCCATGGACTGACCGCCTACTAGTCTATGGATCTTTCTTCCACAGATTTTTCCATGGAATTTTCTTTTTTCCACAGATCTTAGCACGAGGTGTACTCAACCTGCAACTGTACATATGTGACTGCCCTAGCTTACAAGTCTAACTGAGCTTAAATCTTCGTATATTAACCAGCTTGGCGGCCCTTGCACTAGAACGAGGGCATCTAGATGGACCATATTGATTGTAAATGACAAATTCTAACCACCAATGCAACACGGCAACGAAAGCAAAACTTAGACAAGCTAGCAAGCGCTATACAACTCTGCTAGATTTAATTTCCTCGCAATGCGTCAGATTGGCCGGTTGCCGTTTTTAGCATGCTGCCTAACTTTATTCGCTGACCAGTCGTTTGTGAACAATGAACCTTCTTCACTAGTATGACATTTTCGCCAAAAAAGTAGTACTAGCTGTAATTTCTACTACTTTTTGCTGGTGTCCTGCTGTGCTGCGGACGTAACTTCATTGTTAAAACAAATCAAAATATCTCCTAACTTCCAACAATTGGTTGATGTGCATGTATCCTTCTCCTTCCTTTATTGGCCCGTCTATTTTATTATATCTTTTTGATCCAACCGGATAATTCTCATAAACTCACGGTCATATATAAATTGGTAAAATTTACTCTAAAGAAGCGAGGTGGGACTATGTAAAATTCAGCGAACCCACCAAAATAGCACAAGACAATTCTAGCTTAGTTGGTTGCTGCCGTGGTGAAGTTAGGAGACGCCACGAGTTCTAGTCCCGGCCCCAACATTTTTCTTTCGCTATTTTATGTAGCCCTAGAGCAGGCCCAACAACTACACAAGCCCAAAAGCAATGGAGTGGAGGTGGCCCATAGCAGCAAACACATACGGGAAGTGTCCTGTATAAGCAATGGATTAATACCACCTTGCCAACCGTCAAAGCTTGAGTACGGAAGTTGCGGACGCGTTGCTAAAAAGACATAACGTAGGATCACCTAAGTGGGACGAAACTAAGAATATCACCTTGGTTTATTAGTagagatatagatatagatatagatatagatatagatatagatatagactAGGAAaattgcccgtgcgttgcaacgagAATACACTCTACAGCGAAATGAAACATACAAATAAAAAATGATAACCCACAAAAAAGGTAAATTGATTTAAAGGGCGATAGATGATGGAACAGAGGGAAAAGTTACTCTTCTTTTATTATAACAAAATAGCCAACAAACCCATGGATTTGCATATGATAGTTATTTAGATTCTATATTTTATTTCACATGCTAGTTAATTAGGGAACACACAAAATATTGAAGTTTTTCTATAGATTTAAAATATTAGAAAATTTAAAATTCACCTATCaaatatatcaatataaaagcatggaAAATTTGGTTTTATCTTCGACAAGAAGTACATGTTGGATGCATAATGATTATAGCGGAGTTTTTTTGCAAATATGACAAAAAAATCCTGTATAATATTTGAAAGAGAAGTTCCAATTTCGCCAATCTATAACAGCGATGCAACCTCATGTTCACCCGATTTGTTGAAACATCTAACCTTCAGATGGTGACATCTTACGATATGGTACCCTTGAAAGTAAACCTCAGACCCTCTAGTACATGTATATAGAACCAGATGAATTCGTGATTACCTAGCTAATAATTTTGATTGTGCCAAAACACTTTTACAGACTGAACCACTCCACAACAGCAGATTGTAGGGCCATCCAgctcaaaagaaaaaaaagagattGCAGTGTCATCCATGTGTGTAAAACCAATCCATAGAGAATTATTCACCTCGGGACAGCGCGCGGCACTGCCGATGATCTGGAACGGCGTCCCGCACTTCCAAAAGGGGTCGTTCTTGATCCAGAATCTCATCGAAGTCTCGCCGCAAGTGTGACTGCAGCCGCACACACTGAACGTACGAtcttttttttgttgttgttgttgcgaGAACACTGAACGTACGATCAACGTGAAGGAGAGCACACGAGCATGGCTACACGCAAGTTTCTTCCTTTCTGTATTTTCTATTTGGCCAGCCGTAGTTTTGGGTCCCTTTTTTAACCCTCGTTGGCTATATGACGAATCTCGCCGTAGGCAAAGCCAATCACTTTATTGTACGCTCGGTCGCCGCCTTTGTCCGCTAGCAATTCTTCCTCGGCATGGCGAGCAACCAGAGGACGGAGCGCCTCGCCACGACCTTGCACGCGGGGCTCCAGGCGAGCATGTCATTGATAGACCTGCTCTGGCACGCGGACGCCCGCATCGGCGGCATGCACGCTCA contains:
- the LOC125540999 gene encoding thaumatin-like protein codes for the protein MASSHLAAAASMVLFLAVFAASTNAATFNIKNNCPYTVWPAATPIGGGRQLNTGETWTLDVPANTPSGRVWGRTGCNFNGNSGSCQTADCGGALSCTLSGQPPLTLAEFTIGNGQDFYDISVIDGFNVPLSFSCSNGPNLVCQADKCPDAYLFPTDDTKNHACNGNNNSYQVTFCP